From one Nilaparvata lugens isolate BPH chromosome 2, ASM1435652v1, whole genome shotgun sequence genomic stretch:
- the LOC111045017 gene encoding ribonuclease kappa, giving the protein MAICGPKLSLCGVIISIWGMIQLVIMGVFYSMHAVALAEDLPIEETDEFETSKDFYSAAEKGFQLNAMNCWIAACLYLFTFLFSSYQFYLNGRTSI; this is encoded by the exons ATGGCTATTTGCGGGCCCAAACTTTCACTTTGTGGAGTTATTATCAGCATTTGGGGCATGATCCAATTG GTAATTATGGGCGTATTCTATTCTATGCACGCTGTCGCGCTCGCGGAAGATCTTCCCATAGAAGAAACGGACGAATTTGAAACCTCGAAAGACTTCTACTCAGCGGCTGAAAAAGGATTTCAGCTT AACGCCATGAACTGTTGGATAGCCGCCTGCCTCTACCTCTTCACATTCCTATTTTCCTCGTATCAGTTCTATTTGAACGGCCGCACATCGATATAA